GTAGTAGTCCGCCATTTTATTGAGCACTTCAGGGATCGAACCGGTTTTTTCACCGGTGGAGACCATGTTGGCCACCAGGACGGGGAAATACTTGCTGCGGTAAAGAACGGGCGAAATCCCATTTCCCTGTTGGACGCTGGAAAAAATTTCGTCTACGACTTTTTCAATGGTGCGATTTTCAACGACTTGCCGGGAGACGCTGATCGCTTGAAGCGCCATCACCCCGTTGGCCACTAGACTCGCCAGCGTTCGAATAAAGCGGGTAATAATCCCGAGCGTGATCAAACGGCCAAATAAGGGAAGGCCGAGGATCTGTCTGTCGTAAATCGCTCGAAAATGTTCGTTGTGTTCACGAAACCGCTTCAAGTAAAAGAAGACCCCAACGACGATAAACGGTGTCAGAAATCCCCCTTTGCATGTAAAGTTGCTGGCGGCAATCAGCAGCCGTGTGGGGAAGGGAAGAGGGACTCCCATCTCAATGAAGACCTTCGCAAAGGTCGGGACGACAAAGGTCATCATGCCGATAATGATCAGGGTCGCTACGCCGGCGATAAAAGCGGGATACACCATGGCGGACTTGATCTTGGAGCGAAGTTCGATTTCTTTTTCCAGAAATTCGGCCGCACGGTTCAGGGCTTCCGGCATAAAGCCGCCCGCTTCTCCCGCCGCGGTCATGCTGACAAAAACCGGTTTAAAAACGGTCGGATGGTTGGACAAGGCATCGGAAAATTTTTTCCCCGAGAGCACATCTTCGAGCACCCGGCGCAAGACCCAGGCCATTCGCGGGTTCCGGGCATTGGCTGCCAGGCTTTGCAACGCTTCAACAAAGGACATCCCGGCGTTGATGCTGATGGAAATTTGGCGGGTAAAAATGACCAGTTCTTTTAACGCGACTTTCCCTCGGGGGGTCACCA
The sequence above is drawn from the Elusimicrobiota bacterium genome and encodes:
- a CDS encoding type II secretion system F family protein codes for the protein MPKFSYVATGPTGESVRGTLEAVNKTELSKRLRSKNLFLVSCESENTPPPATADPRTQGRSPAVHRPSESISNSFSHLLNRAKNAGPLVTPRGKVALKELVIFTRQISISINAGMSFVEALQSLAANARNPRMAWVLRRVLEDVLSGKKFSDALSNHPTVFKPVFVSMTAAGEAGGFMPEALNRAAEFLEKEIELRSKIKSAMVYPAFIAGVATLIIIGMMTFVVPTFAKVFIEMGVPLPFPTRLLIAASNFTCKGGFLTPFIVVGVFFYLKRFREHNEHFRAIYDRQILGLPLFGRLITLGIITRFIRTLASLVANGVMALQAISVSRQVVENRTIEKVVDEIFSSVQQGNGISPVLYRSKYFPVLVANMVSTGEKTGSIPEVLNKMADYYDTEVSSAIQDLLTVMEPLMIVVMAVIVGFVIAGLMLPTFQLSSLVG